The proteins below are encoded in one region of Segatella copri:
- a CDS encoding M16 family metallopeptidase: MKLRKIFAAVVLFLSAGTAMAQQMPAIPVDKNVKIGRLDNGLTYYIRHNSYPEHVASFYIAQKVGSINENDDQRGLAHLLEHLAFNGTDHFKGNSLQDYLQSIGVQYGRNLNAYTSVEKTVYYFTDVPTTRPTAVDSCMLILKDWSNGISLTKEAINDERDVVHNEYRMRIVGQQRMIERSLPKLYQGEKYGYRFPIGLMSVIDGCKPETLRAYYRKWYRPDNQAIIIVGDVDVNHIEAKIKELFSGIKVPKNAAKVEKVEVSDNDSAIYVIDKDKEQQVDLFQVYMKHNAVPDSLKSNMSYLLKGYMDNVISSMIAARYAEKALEPDCPYLQASAGDGSYLISSTKDAFTLTGVAKPGKIKEAYAAVLREAQRMHEFGFTATEYQRAKDEFMSQVDKALANKDKMKNEQFTTQYVDNFTSNEPIPSVEEESQIWKMVVPNLPLEVINSYAKQLVCQSDTNLVSLVMMREQAGAVYPTEQELAAIVKQVRAEKLEAYVDNVKQEPLIAQAPKAGKIKKTVENKKLGFKELTLSNGAKVVLKKTDFKDNEVAFAASANVGYSTFGKEDFLNAAFAADVLDASGLGDFSSNELDKALAGKQAGVSFSLSPFNHGLKGNSTPKDIETLMQLIYLKMTAVSKDQKSFDNMKSMMATVLANKSNNPSLVYQDSVQSTLYLGSKLARVPEASDIKDINYDRILEIGKQFYGNAKDFTFYFVGNYDEKTLLPLIEQYIASLPNNGFKLKNKQIPYAKGKVSNVFTKAMENPQNQATEIWYTKAPFTLQYMVLADVSARLLEMKYLRTIREELSAAYHAGANYGLLRDYDNKAAISISAVAQLNPEKSDIAIPYFFKGMDETVAQPNAEDLQKVKEILLKQAAVSEKSNGYWLGALSTYERMGVDTHSDYKEMVKNLKASEISDFLKNVILKSGNHFEIIMKAVKNEK; this comes from the coding sequence ATGAAACTAAGAAAGATTTTTGCAGCAGTTGTGCTGTTCCTTTCTGCAGGTACAGCGATGGCACAGCAGATGCCAGCTATTCCGGTAGACAAGAATGTGAAGATAGGTCGTCTTGATAATGGATTGACTTACTACATTCGTCACAACAGTTATCCTGAGCATGTAGCCAGTTTCTACATCGCTCAGAAAGTAGGTTCTATCAATGAGAATGATGACCAGCGCGGTTTGGCTCACCTCTTGGAGCACCTTGCCTTCAATGGCACCGACCATTTCAAGGGCAACTCTCTGCAGGACTATCTGCAGAGCATCGGTGTACAGTATGGCCGTAATCTTAACGCCTATACATCAGTAGAGAAAACCGTATATTACTTCACCGATGTACCTACTACCCGCCCTACAGCCGTAGATTCATGCATGCTCATCCTCAAGGATTGGAGCAACGGTATCTCTCTTACCAAGGAAGCCATCAATGACGAGCGCGATGTGGTACACAATGAGTACCGTATGCGTATCGTAGGTCAGCAGCGCATGATAGAGCGTTCACTTCCTAAGCTCTATCAGGGCGAAAAGTATGGCTACCGTTTCCCTATCGGTTTGATGAGCGTTATCGATGGTTGTAAGCCAGAAACTCTCCGTGCTTACTACCGTAAATGGTATCGTCCAGACAATCAGGCTATTATCATCGTGGGTGATGTAGATGTAAATCATATCGAAGCTAAGATTAAGGAACTCTTCTCCGGTATCAAGGTACCTAAGAATGCCGCTAAGGTTGAGAAGGTAGAAGTATCTGATAATGATTCTGCCATCTATGTTATCGACAAGGATAAGGAGCAGCAGGTTGATCTCTTCCAGGTTTATATGAAGCACAATGCTGTGCCAGATTCTCTGAAGAGCAATATGAGCTATCTCCTGAAGGGATACATGGATAACGTGATTTCTTCTATGATTGCTGCCCGTTATGCTGAGAAGGCATTGGAGCCAGACTGTCCATATCTCCAGGCAAGTGCCGGTGATGGTTCATACCTGATTTCAAGCACTAAGGATGCTTTCACCCTTACCGGTGTGGCTAAGCCAGGAAAGATTAAGGAGGCTTATGCTGCTGTTCTCCGCGAGGCACAGCGTATGCATGAGTTCGGTTTCACAGCTACTGAGTATCAGCGTGCCAAGGATGAATTCATGAGCCAGGTTGACAAGGCGCTTGCTAACAAGGATAAGATGAAGAACGAGCAGTTTACCACCCAGTATGTGGATAACTTCACTTCTAACGAGCCTATCCCATCAGTAGAAGAGGAGAGCCAGATCTGGAAGATGGTAGTTCCAAACTTGCCTCTTGAGGTTATCAACAGCTATGCCAAGCAGTTGGTTTGCCAGAGCGATACCAACCTTGTATCATTGGTAATGATGCGCGAGCAGGCTGGTGCCGTTTATCCTACAGAGCAGGAACTTGCTGCCATAGTAAAGCAGGTACGTGCTGAGAAGCTCGAGGCTTATGTGGATAATGTTAAGCAGGAACCTCTCATCGCTCAGGCTCCTAAGGCTGGTAAGATTAAGAAGACTGTTGAGAACAAGAAGTTGGGCTTCAAGGAGTTGACTCTTTCTAATGGCGCTAAGGTGGTATTGAAGAAGACCGATTTCAAGGACAATGAGGTTGCTTTTGCAGCTTCAGCCAATGTGGGCTATTCTACTTTCGGCAAGGAAGACTTCCTGAATGCTGCATTTGCAGCAGATGTGCTCGATGCTAGTGGTCTTGGCGATTTCTCAAGCAATGAGCTTGATAAGGCTTTGGCAGGTAAGCAGGCTGGCGTTTCGTTCAGCTTGAGTCCTTTCAATCATGGTTTGAAGGGTAATTCTACTCCTAAGGACATCGAAACCCTGATGCAGCTCATCTATCTCAAGATGACCGCAGTAAGCAAGGACCAGAAGAGCTTCGACAATATGAAGAGCATGATGGCTACTGTTCTTGCCAACAAGAGCAACAACCCAAGCCTCGTATATCAGGATTCTGTTCAGAGCACCCTCTATTTGGGTAGCAAACTTGCCCGTGTGCCAGAGGCAAGCGATATAAAGGATATCAACTACGACCGTATCTTGGAGATTGGTAAGCAGTTCTACGGCAATGCCAAGGACTTCACCTTCTATTTCGTAGGTAACTATGATGAGAAAACTCTCCTCCCACTCATCGAGCAGTATATCGCCAGTCTGCCAAACAATGGCTTCAAGCTGAAGAACAAGCAGATTCCTTATGCTAAGGGTAAGGTAAGCAATGTCTTTACCAAGGCAATGGAGAACCCACAGAACCAGGCAACAGAGATTTGGTATACCAAGGCTCCATTCACCTTGCAGTATATGGTTCTTGCTGATGTTTCAGCCCGCCTTTTGGAGATGAAGTATTTGCGTACTATCCGTGAGGAACTCAGTGCTGCTTATCATGCAGGTGCAAACTATGGTTTGCTTCGCGATTATGATAACAAGGCTGCCATCTCTATTTCTGCCGTGGCTCAGTTGAACCCAGAAAAGTCGGATATCGCTATTCCTTACTTCTTCAAGGGTATGGACGAGACCGTAGCCCAGCCAAATGCAGAAGACCTTCAGAAGGTAAAGGAGATTCTCCTGAAGCAGGCTGCTGTTAGCGAGAAGTCTAACGGTTATTGGCTTGGTGCGTTGAGCACATACGAGCGTATGGGTGTTGATACTCATAGCGATTACAAGGAGATGGTGAAGAATCTGAAGGCATCTGAGATTTCAGACTTCCTGAAGAATGTCATCTTGAAGAGTGGTAATCACTTCGAGATTATCATGAAGGCAGTGAAGAACGAGAAGTAA
- a CDS encoding MATE family efflux transporter — MLYSKKTDYLMESIRLGREMDRREKLNLIVGLSIPSMLAQISTVMMFFIDASMVGHLGAEASASIGLIESTTWLIGSLLSAAATGFSVQVAHFIGANDFANARQVFRHALICGVAFSIFVSLLCVGIHAYLPYWLGGGADIATNSSRYFLIYGLVLPFVFLYHISEMMLKSAGNMHTPSVMAVLICICDVIFNYLFIYILKLGVVGAALGTAMAYVCISLPNLYLAGFKNKILNLRQDHVRFRWVRSYVHNACKISIPIAIQNILMSGAQIVSTMIVAPLGNIAIASHSFAITAESLCYMPGYGIGDAATTLVGQTHGAGRIGLCKNFAYMTVGLGMAVMAVMGVVMYVFAPEMIGVLSPVESIREMGTICLRIEAFAEPFFAASIVTYCVCVGAGDTRKPAMINLGTMWLVRLTLAYALSKSYGLEGVWIAMATELTFRGILFLIRLFRGSWMKSFHVG, encoded by the coding sequence ATGCTTTATAGCAAGAAGACAGATTATTTGATGGAGTCGATTCGCCTGGGTAGGGAGATGGATCGGCGCGAGAAACTCAATCTTATTGTAGGATTGAGTATACCTTCTATGTTGGCTCAGATTTCTACGGTGATGATGTTCTTCATCGATGCTTCGATGGTGGGTCATCTGGGAGCAGAGGCTTCTGCCAGTATCGGATTGATTGAGTCAACTACCTGGCTTATAGGTAGCTTGCTCAGTGCGGCGGCTACTGGCTTTTCAGTACAGGTGGCTCATTTTATCGGAGCTAATGATTTTGCAAATGCCCGTCAGGTGTTTCGCCATGCGCTGATTTGCGGTGTGGCGTTCAGCATTTTTGTTTCTCTTCTCTGTGTCGGCATTCATGCTTATCTGCCTTATTGGCTGGGTGGAGGTGCTGATATAGCCACCAATTCCTCTCGCTATTTTCTGATATACGGTCTGGTACTGCCATTCGTTTTCCTTTATCATATATCCGAGATGATGCTGAAATCTGCGGGCAATATGCATACGCCTAGTGTGATGGCAGTATTGATCTGCATCTGCGATGTGATATTCAATTACCTGTTTATCTATATCCTGAAGTTGGGTGTTGTGGGGGCTGCCTTAGGAACGGCGATGGCTTATGTCTGCATCTCTCTGCCTAATCTTTATCTTGCAGGTTTCAAGAATAAGATACTGAATCTCCGTCAGGACCATGTCCGTTTTCGTTGGGTCAGGTCGTATGTGCATAATGCCTGTAAAATCAGCATTCCGATAGCCATACAGAACATATTGATGAGCGGTGCGCAGATAGTGAGTACCATGATTGTGGCACCTCTTGGCAATATAGCCATTGCTTCCCATTCTTTTGCTATTACGGCAGAGAGTCTTTGCTATATGCCGGGCTACGGTATCGGTGATGCGGCTACCACTCTGGTGGGACAGACGCATGGAGCAGGACGGATTGGTTTGTGCAAGAATTTTGCTTATATGACAGTAGGACTTGGAATGGCAGTGATGGCTGTGATGGGAGTGGTGATGTATGTCTTTGCTCCTGAGATGATTGGCGTTCTTTCTCCGGTAGAAAGCATCCGTGAGATGGGTACCATCTGTTTGCGCATCGAGGCTTTTGCTGAACCATTCTTTGCAGCCAGCATCGTGACCTACTGTGTTTGTGTAGGAGCGGGCGATACCAGGAAACCGGCGATGATCAATCTCGGTACCATGTGGCTGGTGCGCCTCACTCTGGCTTATGCGCTTTCCAAGAGCTATGGCTTGGAGGGAGTATGGATAGCGATGGCTACCGAACTCACATTCAGGGGAATCCTCTTCCTTATCCGCCTCTTCAGAGGTTCATGGATGAAGAGTTTTCATGTAGGTTAG
- a CDS encoding FKBP-type peptidyl-prolyl cis-trans isomerase, which yields MNLKSLKYFFFLMMAVITLSSCSEDDDNVSEYANWQERNEQAFADTLAYARKMGEANGWYVYKNWTFENQIPNKDQNGNLATLTYKDCDNIIVHVLKKGEGTTSPILTDSVQVSYRGRFIPTKNYTEGYVFDQSFTGTFDAATANPTRSVAGGFIDGFTTALLKMHPGDHWQVFIPYQLAYGESGNSSIQGYSMLRFEMVLKSYKRASGKKWITE from the coding sequence ATGAATCTTAAGAGTTTGAAATATTTCTTCTTCCTCATGATGGCAGTGATCACACTGTCATCATGCAGCGAAGATGATGATAATGTCTCTGAATATGCCAACTGGCAGGAGCGTAACGAGCAGGCTTTTGCCGATACATTGGCTTATGCCAGGAAGATGGGTGAAGCTAACGGCTGGTACGTTTATAAGAACTGGACGTTCGAAAACCAGATTCCGAACAAGGATCAGAATGGTAATTTAGCGACCCTTACTTATAAGGATTGCGATAATATCATCGTTCATGTTCTGAAGAAGGGAGAGGGTACAACTTCTCCAATCCTTACCGATTCGGTACAGGTGAGCTATCGTGGCCGTTTCATTCCTACTAAGAATTATACGGAAGGTTACGTCTTCGACCAGAGTTTTACGGGTACTTTTGATGCAGCTACAGCTAATCCTACCCGTAGTGTGGCCGGTGGATTTATCGATGGCTTTACCACCGCATTGCTCAAGATGCATCCGGGCGACCATTGGCAGGTGTTCATTCCATACCAGCTGGCTTATGGCGAGAGTGGTAATTCTTCAATCCAAGGCTATTCAATGCTCCGTTTTGAGATGGTGCTCAAGAGTTATAAGAGAGCTTCTGGCAAGAAGTGGATTACTGAATAA
- a CDS encoding glycine--tRNA ligase, whose product MAQEDVFKKIVSHCKEYGFVFPSSEIYDGLAAVYDYGQNGVELKNNIKQYWWQSMVLLHENIVGLDAAIFMHPTVWKASGHVDAFNDPLIDNRDSKKRYRADVLIEDHMAKYEEKIAKEIAKAKKRFGDSFDEAQFRATNPRVLENQKKFDDLHARYTEAMQGPNLEMLKQIIEDEGIVCPISGTKNWTDVRQFNLMFSTQMGAASDATSKVYLRPETAQGIFVDYLSVQKTGRMKLPFGICQIGKAFRNEVVARQFVFRMREFEQMEMQFFCQPGTEMKWFEYWKKVRLAWHEALGMGNENYRYHDHEKLAHYANAATDIEFKMPFGFKEVEGIHSRTNFDLSQHEKYSGRSIKYFDPEKNESYVPYDVETSIGVDRMFLSVMCHSYCEEKLENGETRVVLRLPEALAPVKCAVFPLDKKYGLPELAHEIVDELKFHFNTHYGDPKDSIGKRYRRQDAIGTPFCITVDHETPNDHKVTLRYRDTMEQERVAISDLRSIIEERVSITSVLKKLGKEIKNF is encoded by the coding sequence ATGGCACAGGAAGATGTTTTTAAGAAAATTGTAAGCCATTGCAAGGAATATGGCTTCGTGTTCCCAAGTAGTGAAATTTATGATGGCTTGGCTGCCGTTTATGACTATGGTCAGAATGGTGTTGAGCTCAAAAACAATATCAAGCAGTACTGGTGGCAGAGTATGGTGTTGTTGCACGAGAACATTGTTGGTCTCGATGCAGCTATCTTCATGCACCCTACAGTATGGAAGGCATCTGGACACGTAGATGCTTTCAATGACCCATTGATTGATAACCGCGATTCAAAGAAGCGTTATCGTGCCGATGTGCTCATCGAGGATCACATGGCTAAGTATGAGGAGAAGATTGCCAAGGAGATTGCCAAGGCTAAGAAGCGTTTCGGCGATAGCTTTGATGAGGCTCAGTTCCGTGCAACTAATCCTCGCGTTCTGGAGAACCAGAAGAAGTTTGATGATCTCCATGCCCGCTATACTGAGGCTATGCAGGGTCCTAACCTGGAGATGCTGAAGCAGATTATTGAGGATGAGGGTATTGTTTGCCCTATCAGCGGTACCAAGAACTGGACAGACGTTCGCCAGTTCAACCTGATGTTCTCTACCCAGATGGGTGCTGCCAGCGATGCTACAAGCAAGGTATATCTCCGTCCTGAGACAGCTCAGGGTATCTTCGTAGATTACCTGAGCGTTCAGAAGACCGGCCGTATGAAGTTGCCATTCGGTATCTGCCAGATTGGTAAGGCTTTCCGTAACGAGGTTGTAGCCCGTCAGTTCGTATTCCGTATGCGTGAGTTCGAGCAGATGGAGATGCAGTTCTTCTGCCAGCCTGGTACTGAGATGAAGTGGTTTGAATATTGGAAGAAGGTTCGTCTGGCTTGGCACGAGGCTCTCGGTATGGGTAATGAGAACTACCGTTACCACGATCACGAGAAGCTGGCTCACTATGCCAATGCTGCTACCGACATCGAGTTTAAGATGCCATTCGGCTTCAAGGAGGTAGAGGGTATCCACAGCCGTACCAATTTCGACCTTTCTCAGCACGAGAAGTACAGCGGCCGTTCTATCAAGTACTTCGATCCAGAGAAGAACGAGAGCTATGTACCTTACGATGTAGAGACATCTATCGGTGTAGACCGTATGTTCCTCAGCGTAATGTGCCACTCTTACTGCGAGGAGAAGCTGGAGAATGGCGAGACACGTGTTGTCTTGCGTTTGCCAGAGGCTTTGGCACCTGTTAAGTGTGCAGTGTTCCCATTGGATAAGAAGTATGGTTTGCCAGAGTTGGCTCACGAAATCGTTGACGAACTGAAGTTCCACTTCAATACTCACTATGGCGATCCTAAGGATTCTATCGGTAAGCGTTATCGCCGTCAGGATGCTATCGGTACTCCATTCTGTATCACCGTAGACCACGAGACTCCAAACGATCATAAGGTAACTCTGCGTTATCGTGATACCATGGAGCAGGAGCGCGTAGCTATCTCAGATCTTCGCAGTATCATCGAGGAGCGCGTAAGCATCACTAGCGTATTGAAGAAGCTTGGGAAGGAAATCAAGAACTTCTAA
- a CDS encoding DNA gyrase/topoisomerase IV subunit A, translating to MSDEIKDKNGLEEEKSPNLENSSAESEQDAAEDANEEISTEEHSDYKPVNRFDASAVHHLSGMYQNWFLDYASYVILERAVPHIEDGLKPVQRRILHSMKRMDDGRYNKVANIVGHTMQFHPHGDASIGDALVQMGQKDLLIDTQGNWGNILTGDRAAAPRYIEARLSKFALDVVFNPKTTDWQLSYDGRNKEPITLPAKFPLLLAQGAEGIAVGLSSKVLPHNFNEICDAAVHYLKGEPFQLYPDFPTGGAIDVSKYNDGQRGGALKVRAKIDKLDNKTLVISEIPFSKTTGSLIDSITKAVEKGKIKARKVDDVTSANVEILVHLAPGTSSDKTMDALYAFSDCEINISPNCCVIEDNKPVFLTISDVLRHSVDRTMGLLRKELMIRKGELEEQLFFSSLERIFIEERIYKERKFEQSKSQDEVVAFIDSKLEPFKDKLFTAEVDGKGMVEYAFHREITREDILKLLEIKMQRILKYNKDKADELLMKIKAELAEIENDLAHMTDVTINWFEYLKGKYGKNHPRKTEIRNFDTIEVTKVVEANQKLYINRQEGFVGTGLKKDEFVCNCSDLDDIIIFYKDGKFKVTKVADKIFVGKNILHVQVFKKNDKRTIYNCVYRDGKQGDYFIKRFNVTAMTRDKLYDITQGTPGSRVIYFTANPNGEAEIIKCTMEPDLTKKRQSIFLEKDFSDILIKGRAAKGNLLTKRTIRRIGLKSHGHSTLGGRKVWFDPDVNRINYDENGRFLGEFNDDDSILVVLDNGEFYITNFDVNNHYEDNIIRLEKWDEHKIWTAILYDADNQGYPYIKRFTMDATKRHQNFMGENPNCKLILLTDTVYPRIKVTYGGVDAIRPAEEIDAEQFIAQKSFKAKGKRLTTWKIESIEELEPTRFPEPPSEDNDEEPDGSDSENEGENLDPDAGKSEQQVIDELTGQTNLFSEKDFEEDQKDKDWLSKQ from the coding sequence ATGAGCGACGAAATTAAAGATAAAAACGGTCTTGAAGAGGAAAAATCGCCAAATTTGGAAAATTCTTCTGCAGAATCTGAACAGGATGCTGCGGAAGATGCCAACGAGGAGATTTCGACCGAAGAACATTCCGATTATAAGCCGGTGAACCGATTCGATGCTTCTGCTGTACATCACCTCAGCGGAATGTATCAGAACTGGTTCCTCGACTATGCATCGTATGTGATCCTCGAACGTGCCGTTCCTCATATTGAGGATGGTTTGAAACCGGTACAGCGACGCATCCTCCACTCTATGAAGCGCATGGACGACGGAAGATACAACAAGGTTGCCAATATCGTGGGACATACCATGCAGTTTCACCCTCACGGTGATGCGTCTATCGGAGATGCTTTGGTACAGATGGGACAGAAAGACCTGCTCATCGATACGCAGGGTAACTGGGGAAACATTCTTACGGGCGACCGTGCCGCTGCTCCCCGATATATCGAGGCACGCCTCTCTAAGTTTGCTCTCGACGTGGTTTTCAATCCTAAAACCACCGACTGGCAACTCTCTTATGATGGCAGAAATAAGGAGCCTATCACGCTCCCTGCCAAATTCCCGTTGCTCCTGGCACAAGGTGCCGAGGGTATTGCCGTGGGATTGAGCAGTAAGGTTTTGCCACATAATTTCAATGAGATTTGCGATGCTGCCGTCCACTATCTCAAGGGCGAGCCATTCCAACTCTATCCCGACTTCCCTACAGGCGGTGCCATCGATGTAAGTAAATACAATGATGGACAGCGAGGGGGTGCATTGAAGGTAAGAGCCAAGATAGACAAGCTCGACAACAAGACACTCGTTATCAGCGAGATACCATTCAGCAAGACTACAGGCAGCCTCATCGATTCTATCACCAAAGCGGTAGAAAAAGGTAAAATTAAGGCACGCAAGGTAGACGATGTTACTTCAGCAAATGTTGAGATTCTTGTGCATCTGGCACCAGGTACCTCATCAGATAAAACGATGGACGCACTCTACGCATTCAGCGATTGCGAAATCAACATCTCGCCCAACTGCTGTGTCATCGAAGACAACAAGCCTGTTTTCCTCACCATCAGCGATGTGTTGCGCCACAGCGTAGACCGCACTATGGGATTGCTGCGCAAGGAACTGATGATCAGAAAGGGTGAATTGGAGGAACAGCTCTTCTTCTCTTCTCTCGAACGGATTTTCATCGAGGAACGCATCTACAAGGAGCGAAAGTTTGAGCAGAGTAAGAGTCAGGATGAGGTTGTTGCCTTCATCGATTCAAAACTCGAACCATTCAAGGATAAACTCTTTACTGCCGAAGTAGACGGTAAGGGTATGGTAGAATATGCCTTCCATCGGGAAATTACCCGCGAGGACATTCTCAAACTCCTGGAAATCAAGATGCAGCGAATCCTTAAATATAATAAGGATAAGGCAGACGAACTGCTGATGAAGATTAAGGCAGAACTTGCTGAGATAGAGAACGACCTGGCTCACATGACTGATGTAACCATCAACTGGTTTGAATATCTCAAGGGCAAGTATGGAAAGAACCATCCTCGCAAAACAGAAATCAGAAACTTCGATACCATTGAGGTGACTAAGGTGGTAGAGGCTAACCAGAAACTCTATATCAACCGTCAGGAAGGTTTCGTTGGTACAGGGTTGAAGAAGGATGAATTCGTATGCAACTGCTCCGACCTCGATGACATCATCATCTTCTATAAGGATGGTAAGTTTAAAGTCACCAAGGTAGCAGACAAGATATTCGTCGGTAAGAATATCCTCCATGTTCAGGTATTCAAGAAGAACGACAAGCGCACCATCTACAACTGTGTTTACCGCGACGGCAAACAAGGCGATTACTTCATCAAGCGATTCAACGTAACCGCCATGACCCGCGACAAGTTGTATGACATCACCCAGGGTACACCTGGCAGCCGCGTCATCTATTTCACCGCCAACCCGAATGGAGAGGCAGAAATCATCAAGTGTACGATGGAGCCCGACCTGACGAAGAAGCGCCAGAGCATCTTCCTGGAGAAGGATTTCTCAGACATTCTGATCAAGGGACGTGCAGCCAAAGGTAATCTCCTTACCAAGCGCACCATTCGCCGCATCGGTCTGAAGAGTCACGGCCACAGCACGTTAGGAGGCAGAAAGGTTTGGTTCGATCCAGACGTAAACCGCATCAACTACGATGAGAACGGCCGCTTCCTGGGCGAATTCAATGATGATGATTCTATCTTGGTAGTACTCGACAACGGTGAATTCTACATCACCAATTTCGATGTCAACAACCACTACGAGGACAACATCATCCGCTTAGAGAAATGGGATGAGCACAAGATCTGGACGGCTATCCTTTACGATGCCGACAATCAGGGATATCCATACATCAAGCGATTCACGATGGATGCCACCAAGCGCCATCAGAATTTCATGGGAGAGAACCCTAACTGCAAGCTCATCTTGCTTACCGACACGGTTTATCCACGCATCAAGGTTACTTATGGCGGTGTGGATGCCATCCGTCCTGCCGAAGAAATCGATGCTGAGCAGTTCATTGCGCAGAAGAGCTTCAAGGCAAAGGGTAAGCGCCTCACGACATGGAAGATTGAAAGTATCGAGGAACTGGAACCAACCCGATTCCCAGAACCTCCTTCTGAGGATAATGATGAGGAACCGGATGGTTCTGACTCAGAGAATGAAGGTGAAAACCTTGATCCGGATGCTGGCAAAAGCGAGCAACAGGTGATTGACGAGCTGACTGGTCAGACCAACCTCTTCTCAGAAAAAGATTTCGAAGAAGACCAGAAGGATAAAGACTGGTTATCGAAGCAATAA
- a CDS encoding histidine phosphatase family protein has protein sequence MNTKNLLLLASLTLAMPLTAQTPQEDFKRDITLSGSNYVAYRGPQKQLTAAPKGYKPFYLSHYGRHGSRYMIGKKAYDVPYFSLLKAKQEGKLTAKGEETLAKVKMIREEAKGRDGELTPLGALQHQGITRRMMERFPEIFAGNTNIEARSTLVIRCILSMENGLQQMLRMNPKLHIFHDASEHDMYYMNQGDRYLDSLKNSVGIKVAQQEFAQKHVSYSRVMQELFNDPAWVKQNINQSDLNRKLYEMASSIQGTELRGKVSLYDLFTEEELYQNWLNANIWWQMAYGNSPYTGNVQPFSQRNLLRNIIQKADSCIALPHPGATLRYGHDTMVTPLTCLLDLNGYGEEIKDPEKIASQWWDYKITPMATNLQFVFYRNKANDVLVKVLLNEDEATLPIKSDVAPYYHWNDFKEYCLKKLAGYKR, from the coding sequence ATGAATACAAAGAATCTATTATTATTGGCATCTCTTACATTGGCGATGCCTCTGACAGCACAGACTCCGCAAGAGGATTTCAAGCGGGATATTACGCTTTCGGGTAGTAACTATGTAGCTTATCGTGGTCCGCAGAAGCAGTTGACTGCGGCTCCTAAAGGTTATAAGCCTTTCTATCTGAGCCATTATGGCCGGCATGGTTCCCGCTATATGATTGGCAAGAAGGCTTATGATGTGCCTTATTTCTCTCTGCTCAAAGCGAAGCAGGAGGGCAAACTGACAGCTAAGGGCGAGGAAACGCTGGCTAAGGTGAAGATGATTCGTGAGGAGGCGAAGGGGCGCGATGGCGAACTGACTCCGCTCGGGGCTCTCCAGCATCAGGGTATTACCAGAAGAATGATGGAGCGCTTCCCTGAGATTTTTGCCGGTAATACGAATATTGAGGCCCGAAGTACTTTGGTAATCCGATGTATCCTCTCTATGGAGAACGGTTTGCAGCAGATGCTTCGCATGAATCCGAAACTTCATATCTTCCATGATGCCAGCGAGCATGATATGTATTATATGAACCAGGGCGACCGATATCTGGACAGCTTGAAGAACAGCGTGGGTATCAAGGTGGCACAGCAGGAATTTGCACAGAAGCACGTTAGCTATAGCCGTGTGATGCAGGAACTGTTCAACGACCCTGCCTGGGTGAAGCAGAATATCAACCAAAGTGACCTGAACAGAAAACTCTATGAGATGGCAAGCTCAATCCAAGGCACGGAACTAAGAGGCAAGGTTTCGCTCTATGACCTCTTTACTGAGGAGGAACTGTATCAGAACTGGCTGAATGCCAACATCTGGTGGCAGATGGCTTACGGCAACTCGCCTTATACGGGCAATGTGCAGCCGTTCTCCCAGCGCAATCTCTTGAGAAACATCATCCAGAAGGCGGATAGCTGCATCGCCTTGCCGCATCCGGGAGCTACATTGAGATATGGACACGATACGATGGTTACTCCGCTTACCTGTTTGCTGGATTTGAATGGATATGGCGAAGAGATTAAGGATCCGGAGAAGATTGCTTCTCAATGGTGGGATTATAAGATTACTCCGATGGCTACGAATTTGCAGTTTGTTTTTTATAGAAACAAGGCGAATGATGTGCTGGTGAAGGTGCTTTTGAATGAAGATGAGGCTACTTTGCCTATCAAGAGCGATGTGGCACCTTATTACCACTGGAATGACTTTAAGGAATACTGCCTGAAAAAGCTGGCGGGGTATAAAAGGTAA